The following proteins are encoded in a genomic region of Solea senegalensis isolate Sse05_10M linkage group LG5, IFAPA_SoseM_1, whole genome shotgun sequence:
- the ppil3 gene encoding peptidyl-prolyl cis-trans isomerase-like 3, whose amino-acid sequence MPHSAVASSHDCFSHAEPFNDVVTAQIRTYFQVHLFGDATFEMAVTLHTDLGDIKIELFCERSPKSCENFLALCASGFYSGSPFHRNIKGFMVQTGDPTGTGKGGTSIWGRKFEDEFSEHLKHNVRGVVSMANNGPNTNGSQFFFTYAKQPHLDMKYTVFGKIIDGLETLDELEKLPVNEKTFRPLTETRIKDVTIHANPFAG is encoded by the exons ATGCCCCACTCTGCTGTTGCATCTTcccat GACTGTTTTTCCCATGCGGAACCATTCAACGATGTGGTAACGGCGCAAATACGGACGTATTTCCAGGTGCACTTGTTTGGAGACGCCACGTTTGAAATG gcTGTTACTCTTCATACGGATCTGGGAGACATTAAAATCGAGTTATTCTGTGAGCGCTCGCCAAAATCATGTGAG aactTTCTTGCCTTGTGTGCCAGTGGGTTCTACAGTGGTTCCCCATTCCACAGAAACATTAAAGGCTTCATGGTTCAAACTGGAGATCCTACAG GCACTGGAAAAGGAGGAACAAGTATATGGGGTCGCAAATTTGAGGATGAATTCAGTGAGCACTTAAAA CACAACGTGAGGGGAGTGGTCTCAATGGCCAATAATGGCCCCAACACAAATGGCTCGCAGTTTTTCTTTACATATGCTAAACAGCCACATTTGGACATGAAGTACACAGTGTTTGGAAA GATTATTGATGGCCTGGAAACGCTGGACGAACTGGAGAAATTGCCTGTCAATGAAAAGACGTTTCGACCACTTACTGAAACCCGAATAAAAGATGTGACCATTCATGCTAACCCTTTTGCTGGGTAG
- the zgc:101858 gene encoding 3-oxoacyl-[acyl-carrier-protein] reductase FabG gives MTSVDACKVSSLKGKVTLITGASSGIGAGTSVLFAKLGALLALNGRDVDNLKKIAKQCTDCGAAEPLLVPGDLTDEETVKKTVEQTIAHFGRLDVLVNSAGILAMGSIETTDLAEYDKVMNVNVRSIFHLTQVCVPHLIKTKGSIINVSSVNGQRSFPGVLAYCMSKSAIDQFTCCTALELASKQVRVNSVCPGVIVTEVHKRAGLDEEQYAQFLAKCKQTHALGRPGEVDEVAQSIAFLASDAASFITGVNLPIDGGRHAMCPR, from the exons ATGACCTCAGTCGATGCGTGTAAA gTGTCTTCTCTGAAGGGGAAAGTGACCCTGATTACGGGGGCCAGCTCTGGTATCGGGGCGGGAACAAGTGTCCTGTTCGCCAAACTTGGAGCCTTATTGGCTCTGAACGGACGCGACGTGGACAATCTTAAGAAAATAGCAAAGCAATGCACCGACTGTGGCGCTGCGGAG CCCTTGCTTGTACCTGGAGACCTCACAGATGAGGAGACGGTGAAAAAGACAGTGGAGCAGACTATTGCTCACTTTGGGCGACTGGATGTTTTAGTTAACAGTGCTGGGATCTTGGCCATGGGCAGCATAGAGACTACTGACCTGGCTGAGTATGACAAGGTCATGAACGTTAATGTCAG ATCTATATTCCATCTGACTCAAGTTTGTGTGCCGCACTTAATCAAGACCAAAGGCTCCATCATCAATGTTTCCAGTGTCAATGGACAGAGATCA TTCCCTGGTGTGCTTGCCTATTGCATGTCGAAGTCTGCCATTGACCAGTTCACATGCTGTACAGCACTTG AGCTGGCATCGAAACAAGTCCGAGTGAACTCTGTGTG CCCAGGTGTGATTGTCACAGAGGTGCACAAGAGAGCAGGACTGGATGAGGAGCAGTACGCTCAG TTTCTTGCAAAGTGTAAACAGACCCACGCCCTCGGTCGACCAGGTGAGGTGGATGAAGTGGCCCAGAGCATCGCTTTCCTGGCGTCTGACGCTGCGAGCTTCATTACTGGAGTCAACCTACCTATTGATGGAGGCCGCCATGCCATGTGCCCAAGATAA